Proteins encoded in a region of the Bicyclus anynana chromosome 27, ilBicAnyn1.1, whole genome shotgun sequence genome:
- the LOC112056628 gene encoding zinc finger protein 626, protein MRCCVSWCINNKSKQSSDNVSYRRFPPEHGERQTWISTLGLNERRLTNDSVVCSNHFIDNFLCSRKSGPSPVQEDAKPFVQACVVCLDTERRVHLLSKYNLEQAYETITGLELQDLTDFTPFICFECAQRLTQCKQFRDKSARGHALLVELIRKHDLLTAQHIKEINRSVNFLTSNLVEKVFQPNCCDVNFIDIKKETIQIKCEDRVNESIIKVEKEDHILVSDDKTQYGNYIDIEKRDIKDDHDDDNANIDFLDDIIDEVFTNDDDDDDDKLFNDNNYTETGAISDGEQFIDKNENDSDIELVDKKDDKLKTSDIKKLNQSRKGNLASYKNCNNKISKTQTNKNNLTKKVSVAKSKTSKVKSKDKLDKDNTKNLNATKRGTLLTTFKITKLSLEKQFEDLKTRQESSNYKNSSFQCNFCYRGFQCNSTFTRHMDKHSKANGDVECPVCKMRYKTREAFLAHNLSHSTRYNCTLCDFFSMNSTTARMHERWHMGLKHICPHCNEEFSKITSYITHLRLKHPSDFICCHCGFSFISQKGLKFHILRTHRKDKLEEPAGPHCEQCKVRFSSQAAFEQHLKVSPKHSQPGIRKRNDRRTNFKDVVPPYITCELCGTKLKDFSMYSQHFKSEHPGDVRAQHAPRTGETLCEQCGQSFQNGFLLRQHMTKHTGQKDYQCDVCQKRFRTKLFLFRHMDTHAPSPQYSCPICGKLFSSPSSRNRHEKIHTEKAFKCNICGKAFSQADTRSSHVAHVHMNVPWPKRNRGRAVRRTNDE, encoded by the exons ATGAGGTGCTGTGTATCTTGGTGTATTAACAACAAAAGCAAGCAGAGCTCAGACAACGTTTCCTATCGCAG ATTTCCTCCAGAACATGGTGAACGACAAACCTGGATCTCAACCCTTGGCCTCAATGAAAGGCGGCTAACGAATGACTCAGTAGTCTGTTCCAATCACTTCATAGATAACTTCCTCTGTAGTAGGAAGAGTGGGCCGAGTCCTGTGCAAGAAGATGCTAAGCCGTTTGTTcag GCGTGCGTGGTGTGCCTGGACACAGAGCGGAGGGTGCATCTGTTGAGCAAGTACAACCTCGAACAAGCTTATGAAACTATCACTGGACTTGAA CTGCAAGATCTAACTGACTTCACACCTTTCATATGCTTCGAGTGCGCTCAGAGGTTGACACAATGCAAACAGTTCAGAGACAAGAGTGCGAGGGGGCACGCCCTTTTGGTTGAATTGATCAGGAAACATGATTTG CTAACTGCACAACATATAAAGGAAATAAACCGTTCAGTCAATTTTCTAACATCTAATCTAGTCGAGAAAGTGTTCCAACCAAACTGTTGTGACGTAAACTTCATAGACATCAAAAAGGAGACCATACAGATTAAATGCGAAGACAGAGTGAATGAATCCATAATCAAAGTAGAGAAAGAAGATCACATATTAGTTTCTGATGATAAAACACAATATGGAAACTATATCGATATTGAAAAACGAGATATTAaggatgatcatgatgatgataatgctaATATTGACTTTTTAGATGACATTATTGATGAAGTTTTcacaaatgatgatgatgatgatgatgataaacttttcaatgataataattatacagaaaCAGGTGCCATAAGTGACGGTGAACAATTCATAGATAAAAATGAAAACGATAGTGACATAGAGCTAGTGGACAAAAAAGatgataaactaaaaacaagtgacattaaaaaacttaatcaATCTAGAAAAGGTAACTTAGCCTCATACAAGaactgtaataataaaataagtaaaacgcaaactaataaaaataatttaaccaaAAAAGTTAGTGTTGCCAAATCTAAAACTAGTAAAGTtaaaagtaaagataaattGGATAAAGAtaatactaaaaatttaaatgcaaCTAAACGTGGTACATTGTTAACTACAttcaaaataactaaactaagtCTTGAAAAGCAATTTGAAGATCTTAAGACGCGACAAGAAtcttcaaattataaaaactctaGCTTTCAATGCAATTTTTGCTACCGAGGTTTTCAATGCAATTCAACATTCACTAGACATATGGATAAACATTCCAAG GCAAACGGAGACGTTGAGTGTCCGGTGTGCAAAATGCGCTACAAGACTAGAGAAGCATTTTTGGCGCACAATCTGAGTCACTCGACCAGATATAACTGTACACTATGTGACTTCTTCTCTATGAACTC CACAACAGCCAGGATGCATGAGCGCTGGCACATGGGATTAAAGCACATATGTCCGCACTGCAATGAAGAATTCTC CAAAATCACGTCGTACATAACGCACCTGCGCTTAAAGCATCCTTCGGACTTCATCTGCTGCCACTGCGGCTTCTCCTTCATCAGTCAAAAGGGCTTGAAGTTCCACATACTACGCACGCATCGAAAGGACAAGTTGGAG GAGCCAGCGGGTCCACATTGCGAGCAGTGCAAGGTTCGATTCTCGTCACAGGCTGCATTCGAGCAGCACTTGAAAGTGTCGCCCAAACACAGCCAGCCTGG GATACGTAAAAGGAACGACCGACGTACGAACTTTAAAGACGTCGTGCCACCATATATCACTTGCGAGCTG TGTGGTACAAAGCTGAAAGACTTCTCGATGTACTCGCAACATTTCAAGAGCGAGCATCCCGGTGACGTCAGAGCACAACACGCGCCTCGTACGGGGGAGACGCTGTGCGAACAGTGTGGGCAGAGCTTCCAG AACGGATTCCTACTGAGACAGCACATGACGAAGCACACCGGCCAGAAGGACTACCAGTGCGACGTGTGCCAGAAGCGATTCCGCACCAAATTGTTCCTCTTCCGGCACATGGATACGCACGCCCCCTCTCCGCAGTACTCCTGCCCCATCTGCGGCAAGCTCTTCTCCAGCCCGTCGAGTCGCAACCGACACGAAAAG ATCCACACAGAGAAGGCGTTCAAATGCAACATCTGCGGGAAGGCGTTCAGCCAGGCCGACACGCGCAGCTCGCACGTGGCGCACGTGCACATGAACGTGCCGTGGCCCAAGCGGAACAGGGGGCGCGCGGTGCGCCGCACCAATGACGAGTGA